The following are from one region of the Myxocyprinus asiaticus isolate MX2 ecotype Aquarium Trade chromosome 2, UBuf_Myxa_2, whole genome shotgun sequence genome:
- the LOC127451232 gene encoding stabilizer of axonemal microtubules 2-like, with product MTRLCLCEMCSCGRHRCPHQPTTLYTKGSQTNVLTEYTEKYPAYKGHTHPKSLKPQQVYKTHQDMMEGTTTFRTDYIPYQVTSRPERPQAEYKPKPGEIDLGTTYKQDFNLYEVQPFVPSRPKERDHTMNAKLDTVPTYKEDFRHWEISRRELTKPDMTYHPPDAKFGNSTTFQDDFIRKVIVPRESYKPLKVAKLFNAPFENVTSNKLSYVPHHVEARYVKPPEEYKPSGHPFQDLTTHRQDYLGLPGQLPKSCKPEQLKLVSNMPFQSNTEFRESFQQWPVSLPQVHKSVEYMSPTTHMDLTTTSHTDYIKHQIQPFVAAKPFSLPTKSSGSFQGNTTMRDDFQPWVAQRQGMIRKQEEIQRSSGKMEDLTTFKAHFIQHEPQPTLSFKPHNAQLWTNDPLENETMYHTEFTPKRISMCPASFESPPGYVFDNCDDQGHLFFYKMTSADRIESPKAMALTA from the exons ATGACACGGCTCTGTCTCTGTGAGATGTGCAGCTGCGG CCGTCACCGATGCCCACACCAGCCCACGACACTTTACACAAAAGGGAGTCAGACTAATGTGTTGACGGAGTACACCGAAAAGTACCCTGCCTATAAAGGTCACACCCATCCCAAGAGCCTCAAGCCccaacaggtgtataaaactcaCCAAGACATGATGGAAGGAACTACTACCTTCAG GACGGACTATATTCCATATCAGGTCACTAGTCGCCCTGAGAGGCCGCAGGCCGAGTACAAGCCCAAGCCTGGAGAGATTGACCTAGGAACGACCTATAAACAAGATTTCAATCTATATGAAGTGCAACCATTTGTGCCTTCGCGCCCTAAAGAAAGAGACCATACCATGAATGCAAAACTGGACACTGTGCCCACCTATAAAG aggattttcGTCACTGGGAAATCAGCAGACGAGAATTAACTAAACCTGATATGACGTATCACCCCCCTGATGCAAAATTTGGAAATTCCACAACATTCCAGGATGATTTCATTCGCAAAGTCATTGTGCCACGTGAGAGCTACAAGCCCCTTAAAGTAGCTAAGCTATTCAATGCTCCCTTTGAAAACGTAACCAGCAACAAGCTCTCATATGTACCACATCATGTGGAAGCCAGATATGTGAAACCACCAGAAGAGTACAAACCCAGCGGCCATCCTTTCCAAGACCTCACCACCCACCGACAAGACTACCTAGGCCTGCCTGGACAACTACCTAAAAGCTGCAAACCTGAGCAACTCAAGTTGGTCTCCAACATGCCCTTCCAGAGCAACACGGAATTCCGTGAAAGTTTCCAGCAGTGGCCCGTCTCCCTCCCACAGGTCCACAAGTCAGTGGAGTACATGAGTCCCACAACGCACATGGACCTGACTACCACCTCGCATACCGATTACATCAAGCATCAAATCCAGCCCTTTGTTGCTGCCAAACCCTTCTCGCTCCCCACAAAGTCTTCTGGGTCTTTCCAGGGCAACACCACCATGAGAGATGACTTCCAGCCATGGGTGGCGCAACGTCAAGGTATGATCCGGAAGCAAGAGGAAATCCAACGTTCCAGTGGGAAAATGGAGGATCTGACCACCTTCAAAGCCCATTTCATCCAGCACGAACCACAGCCCACACTCAGCTTCAAGCCCCATAATGCACAACTGTGGACCAACGATCCACTAGAGAACGAGACCATGTACCACACAGAGTTCACGCCCAAGAGGATCAGCATGTGTCCGGCCAGTTTCGAGTCTCCACCAGGGTACGTTTTCGATAACTGCGATGATCAAGGGCACCTATTCTTCTACAAGATGACGTCCGCTGATAGGATTGAGAGTCCTAAAGCAATGGCCTTGACAGCTTAA